A section of the Salmo trutta chromosome 4, fSalTru1.1, whole genome shotgun sequence genome encodes:
- the tmem176 gene encoding membrane-spanning 4-domains subfamily A member 12 — MAVSVSRDLSVSVTTDINSDKLTDRQRALRESIQKGEPKALGVSQVMIGLMVMSYSIPLLSTEFTEVVTFGVPWWSGLSFIAAGVIAIVMEKHSSMKSLGVCMVVTLVAILVSLLALIFYFIDLHNNPETPCNHPLAPATHYGEEYECDHQHYATVFSYGVKSSLLLFTIIQIIVSSTLSYMLYKKRRGFGPYSSLNQDVPSTPIQVTAPDFN; from the exons ATGGCTGTGTCGGTCTCAAGGGACCTGTCAGTGAGCGTGACGACGGACATCAACTCGGATAAACTGACCGACAGACAGCGGGCTCTGCGCGAGAGCATTCAGAAAGGCGAGCCAAAGGCTTTGGGG GTGTCCCAGGTAATGATTGGGTTGATGGTGATGTCCTACTCCATCCCCCTTCTCTCCACTGAGTTCACAGAGGTCGTGACCTTTGGGGTACCCTGGTGGAGTGGCCTATCG TTCATAGCAGCAGGAGTCATTGCCATAGTGATGGAGAAACACAGCAGTATGAAATCG ctgGGTGTGTGTATGGTGGTGACACTGGTGGCCATTTTGGTTTCTCTCCTGGCCCTCATCTTCTACTTCATTGATCTCCACAATAACCCAGAGACACCGTGTAACCACCCCCTGGCCCCCGCAACACACTACGGGGAGGAGTATGAATGTGACCACCAGCACTATGCCACT GTGTTCAGTTATGGAGTAAAGTCGTCCCTCCTTCTCTTTACCATCATCCAGATCATCGTCTCCTCGACGCTCTCTTACATGCTGTACAAAAAGAGGAGGGGTTTTGGACCATACTCA